The genomic region CGCCTGCTCGATTGCAGCATCGAGCCGCTGCTTGGCACGTAAGAAAGTTTTGAAGAGAGGACCAAAGATGTCGACGATGGCGATGCCACAACCGACCGCGAGCGAAGCCGCGGTCCGCTACCTCATCACGAACTACAGTCCCAAGGGCAACAAGGTCGGCTGGCTGATGATGGCCTCGATCCTGGTCGAAGCCTGGGATCTCTATTCGATCGCCTTCGTGCTGATCTTCATCAAGGAGCAGTTCAATCCCGATCCGCTGATGCTGGGCCTGGCCGCGGCCGGTACGCAAGGCGGCGCCCTGATCGGTGCGCTGCTCGGCGGCTGGCTCTCCGACAAGATCGGCCGCCGCGTCATGTTCCTGGTGACGATGGTGCTGTTCATCGTGCTGGCGCTGGCGCAGGCCTTCGTGCCCAATGTGTTCTGGCTCGTCGTGATCCGCTTCTTGCTCGGCGTTCCGCTCGGTTCGGACATCTCGACCGGCTACACCTACATCATGGAATCCATGGCCAAGGGTGAGCGCGAAGTCATGGGCAACCGCTGGCAATTCATGTTCGCGGTCGGTGAGGTCCTGACGATCGGCGTCATCGTGATCTTCCTGCTGCTCGACATCAACCACGAAACGCTATGGCGGGTGACGCTCGGCCTCGGCGCGCTGCCGGCGCTGATCATCCTGATCATGCGCCACGACGTGCCGGAGACGGCGGTCTGGCTGGTGCAGAAGGGACGCTACCGCGAGGCCAAGCAGGTCGCGCGCGAGATGTTCAACGACGACCTCGCCATGCTGCCGGACCATGACGTGGAGGTGCCCAAGGTGTCCACCCGCGACTTCCTCGCCGACCTCAAGAAGGATCCGATCCGCTGGCGCGCCACGATCTACGGCTGGATCGCCTGCTTCGCGCAGGCCAGCGAGTTCTCGACCTTCGCGTTCTACCTGCCGGTGCTCTTCGTGATGGTCGGCGTGTCGAGCGTGCTCGGCATCAATCTGGTGACGATGGCGCTGTTCTCCTTCGCTGCCGTGTCGGGCTGGGTCGGTCCGCTGCTGACCCCGAAAATCGGCCACCGCGGCATCTCGATCGCGGGCTTCTCGATCGTGCTGGTCTCGCTGCTGGTCGCGGCCTTCGCGCTCTACACCGACAACAAGATCCTGCTGCCGTTCGCGGCTGCCGCGATGCTGTGGGGCCATTATTGGGATGCCTCCAACTGCATGACGATCCCGACCATGGTCGCCAAGCCGAAATATCGCGGCACCGCCAGCGGCTTCGCCTACATGTTCGTGAAGCTGCCGTCGTTCCTCGCGATCTTCCTGTTCCCGTCGTTGTTCGCGGCGATTGGGCAGGCGAATGCCACGCTGTTCGTCGCGATCTTCCCGCTGATCGGATTACTTGCCGCAATCTTCATCCTGCCGGAAGTCTACGGCTACGAGAACGACTGATCTCGCAAGTTACCAGATCGCGGCCGCCAAGGCCGCGATCAGGGCCGGCGGCGTCACGAGCAGTCCGAGCTTGAGGAACGGCCAGGCGCCGACTTCGATCTTCTCCCGCCGCAGCGCCACCAGCCACAGGATGGTGGCGAGCGAACCGGTCACCGACAGATTGGGACCGAGATCGACGCCGATCAGGATGGCGCTCACGACCGGCGCGGGCAAGTGATCGCTGGCGGCGACCGAGCCGGCAACGAGACCGACGGGAAGATTATTGGCGATGTTGTCGGCGACCGCGGTGGCGATGCCGACGCTCCAGGCCGCCTTCGTCACGGATTGTCCGACAGCTTCATGCAGCAGCGCGCTGAGCTGCCCGATCACGCCGGTCTTGATCAGCGCTTCCACCATCACGAACAATCCGCCGACCAGCGGCAGCACGCTCCAGGAGACGCCGCGCAGCACGGGGAGCGGCGATTGCCGGTTGAGCAGCAGCACGATTGCGGCTGTCACCACGCCGCAAACGAAGGTCGGCAGGCCCAATTGCTTGTCCAACGCGGAGGCCGTGACCAGCACGACGCCGATCGCCACGATGCCGATGGCCGTCAGCTTGCCGCCGCGGCCGAGCTTGGGATGCGGCACTCTGCGCGCGATCGTCTCTTCCTTCAGGGCGCGGTGCTGGGTCAGGCGCAGCACGACATAAGTCAGCAGGATCGAGGCCGCCGAGGGCAGGGCGAACAGCCGCAGCCATTCGGTAAGCGCAGGCATGTGGGCGCCGAACACGACGAGATTGGCGGGGTTGGAGATCGGCAGCACGAAGCTCGCGGCATTGGCGATGAAGGCGCAGACGAAGAGATAAGGCAGCGGCTTGGCGCCGGCCGCACGCGTCGCGGCATAGACGGCGGGGGTCAGCACGATCGCGGTGGCGTCGTTCGAGAGCAGGACGGTGACGAGCGTGCCGACAATGTAGATCAGCAGGAACAGCCGCTGCGGCGAGCCGCCGGCATGTTCCACGGCGAGCGCTGCGAGATAGTCGAACAGGCCTTCGAGCCGCGCCAGCTCGGCGATCAGCATCATGCCGATCAGGAAAAGATAGACATCCACGCCTTTCTCGATGCCGGTGAGCGCATCCCGCCAGGGCAGCAGACCGAACAGCACGAGCGCACTGGCGCCGATGATGGCCCAGATCGCCTCCGGCAGGCGAAAGGGCCGGATGATGACGCCTGCGGTCGCGACGACGATGATGCTCCAGGCCCAGATGGCGTTAGACGGCACGTTCGATCCTTGAGATGTGTCGGTTCATTCGGCAGCGATAGCGGAAGCCGATGTCGATGTCTTCCCCCCGCGAGCGCGGACGGCTATCTGCGATTGCCGCGTCTCGGCCCGAGTTTCAGTCCACAATGTTGTTCAAAAGCCCGTTGGGTTGGAGCGGCACGATAGCGCCGTCATTGCGAGGAGCGCAGCGACGAAGCAATCCAGACTGTTTCCGCGGAAAGATTTTGGATTGTTTCGCTGCGCTCGCAACTACGGAGTTTGTGGCAGCTTCGTGCGACCATAACACTCATCGCGCCATCGACGGCTTTGCCGTGATTGCCTTCCGCAAGATGCGCGACAGCGCTTCGACCGAATACGGCTTCTGGATCAGCTCGAAACCGCGATCGGCGTTCTCGGCGAGAACGTTGCTGTAACCAGAGGTGAGCACGACGGGCAGGCCCGGATAGCGTTCGCGGATGATGCCGGCGAGCTCGACGCCGTTCATGCCGGGCATGATGACGTCGGAGAAAACGAGATCGACGGCGAACTCGTTCTCGCCGAGAATGGCGAGCGCCGCATTGGCGTTGGCGGCGCGGCGGACGACATAGCCGAGGTCTTCCAGCAGCTCGGTGGAGAACCGGCCGACCTCGTCGTCGTCTTCCACCACGAGCACGCGATAGCCGCGCCCGGTGGCCGCGGCCTCATAGGTCAGCGCCGCGGCTTTCCTGATCTGTCGCGGGGCTGTGCGCCCGCGGCAGATAGATGGTGAAGGTCGCGCCTTCACCATGCGTGCTCGTCACGGCAATGTCGCCCTCGGACTGCTTTGCGAAGCCGAAGGCCTGGCTCAGGCCGAGGCCGGTGCCCTTGCCGACCTCCTTGGTGGTGAAGAACGGCTCGAAGATGGCTTCGATGTTTTCGGGCGCGATGCCGCTGCCGGTGTCGGCAACGGAGATCGCGACATAGTCGCCGCCGCGCGCCGGTTGCGTGCGGAGGTCGGGGATTCCCTGAACTTTCCGGACCGCTATGGTGAGACGGCCTTCGCCGTCCATGGCGTCGCGGGCGTTGATGGCGAGGTTGATTAGCGCGGTCTCGAATTGCGCGATATCGGCGACCGTGAAGCAGTCGCCATCGTGAACCTCCACCGCGATTTCGATGCGGCCGCCGACCAGCGGCCGGACCAGTTGCGCCACGCCTTCAACCTGGCTGCCGACGTTGAAGATCTGCGGTTTCAGCGGCTGCCGGCGCGCAAACGCCAGCAGCTGGGCGGTCAGCTTGGAGGCACGCTCGACGGTGTCCGAGATAGCATCGACATAGCGGCGACGGCGCTCCTCCGGCAGCTCGCGGCGGCGCAGGAAATCGGTGGCCGAGCGGATGATGGTGAGCAGATTGTTGAAGTCGTGCGCGACGCCGCCAGTGAGCTGGCCGATCGCCTCCATCTTCTGCGATTGCCGCAACGCTTCCTCGCCGCGGCGACGCTCGGTGATGTCCACAGCCTCAGGCACCGCGCCGGTGATGTTGCCGTGGCGGTCGAGCACCGGGCGCATGCCGAACTCGAAATCGCGCTCCCCGATGGGAAGGCGCAGGCGCATCTCCATCCGCACGGCTTCGCCCTTGAGCACGGTGTCGAAGGCCTCGCGCACTCGTGCGCCCATGCCCTCCGTCGTGCTGAACCAGGGCGTCTGCCACAACGGCTTTCCGATCACATCCGCAGGGCTCGCCTTGATGGCGTCGAGCACGGTCGTGTTGGCGTAAAGCAGCTCGCCACTGAGATTGACGAGGCCCTGATACTGGTTGCTGGTCTCCAGGATGGCGCGCAGCCGCGCCTCGTTGGATTCGAGTTCGGCGGTGCGCTGGACGATGCGTTCTTCCAGCGTCTCGTTGAGCTGCCGGAGCTCGATCTCGGCCTGTTTGGCCACCGTGATGTCATGGGCAACGCCGATGAAGCCGATATGCCTGCCGGTCGGGTCCCAGCGCGGCTGCGATTCCGAACGCAGCCAGCGCCATTCGCCGGCGGCGTTCTTGTAGCGGGCTTCCAGCACGAACGGTTTGAGTGATGCTTCGCCCTGAACGGATTGCTGTAGCACGTGGGGCAGGTCGTCCGGATGCAGCACCTTGCGCCAGTCGAAGGCAATGGCCTGGTCGTAGGGCAGGCCGACGAAATCGACATAGGCCTGGTTGGCGAAGGACCGTGTGCGGTCGAGTTTGGTGACCCAGATCGGCACCGGGGCGCTGTCGGCGATCAGCCGGAAGCGCTCTTCGCTCTCGCGCAGGGTCTCACGCACCAGCATCTGGTCGGTGACGTCGATATGGGCGCCGACGAGGCGAAGGGCGCGGCCGCCACCGTCCCGCTCGATCTTGGCGACGACGCGGATCCAGCGGGTCTCGCCGTCGCTGGGGCGGATGATGCGGTATTCTGCGGTATAGTCCTCACTGGTGCCGGACAGCGCTTCGATGAAGTGCTTCACCGTAGCGTCCCGGTCGCCGGGATGAATGCGATTGATCCAGTCCTCGTGCGACTCGTCGGCAGCTTCCGGCGGCAGGCCGTGAAGCATCAGATATTCCGGCGAACGGCGGTTCTTGAAGCCTTCGCGGAAATCGACTTCGAGACCGCCGACCTTGCCGATGCGCTGGATGCGCGCAAGTTCGGCTTCGCGCTCCTGGAGCGCGCGATAGGCGTTGTCGCGCTCGCGCGCAACATCTTCCAGGTGCTGGCGCAGCTTTTCGGCGGCGATGGTCTCGGGCAAAGGATCGTTCAAGGCGTTGGCCGTTGTGATGCGAGAGCGCACGTGGCGGACCGATATTCACACAGACGTAGCGCGATGGCCATTGCTCAGAGGGAATATGGAAAGAAAGGCGTCGCCGGATGCAGTATGGTGGGCATGAGCGAACGCCAAGGTCTGGCTATTTGTTCCGAACATTGGAACGATGAGCCCGCCGCGCGCGTATCCGCGAGGCGCCACAACTGTCATTCCCAAAAGCTCCCTTTCCGAAGAGGCTAAATCTTGAAGCTTTTTGTCTGCCAGGCCTGCGGCAACGTCCTCTATTTCGAGAACCGCACCTGTGAACGCTGCGGCCATCGGGTCGCGTTCCTGCCGGAGAAGGAGACGATGTCGGCGATCGAGCCCGACGGAGAGGTCTGGGCCACGCTCGCCGACAAGGGCAGCGGACGCATGCCGTGCCGTAATGCCGAATATGATTCCTGCAACTGGCTGACGGATGCAGGTGATACCACCGGCTATTGCCGCGCCTGCCGGCATAACGGCGTCGTGCCGGATCTGTCGGATCAGGCGCAACTCGCCGGCTGGCGCGAGCTGGAGATGGCGAAGCACCGGCTGTTCTATTCCCTGATCCGCTGGAAGCTGCCGCTCCAGACCCGGCAGGACAATCCCGAACATGGCCTGATCTTCAATTTCCTCGCCGACGATCCGCAGAGCGGGCAGAAGGTCCTGACCGGCCACGACAACGGCCTGATCACGATCGCGCTGACCGAGGCCGACGACATCGAGCGCGAGCGGCGCAGGCTGGAGATGGGCGAGCCCTACCGGACGCTGCTCGGGCATTTCCGCCACGAGGTCGGGCACTATTTCTGGGACGTGCTGGTGCGCGACGGCGGCATGCTGGACGAATGCCGCGCTGTGTTCGGCGACGATTCCGCCGATTACGGTCAGGCCTTGCAGCGCCACTATGCCGAAGGCGCCCCGCCGGACTGGCAGCAGAACTACGTTTCTGCCTACGCGACCACGCATCCCTGGGAAGATTTCGCCGAGACCTGGGCGCACTATCTTCACATCGTCGACACTCTGGAGATGGCTAGCGAGTTCGGCATGGAGGTGCGGCCCAAGGTGGACCGCGACGGGGAGTTGACGGCGCGCATCCGCTTCAACCCGTACGAAGCGAGGGACGTCGAGGCCATCGTCAACGCATGGCTGCCCTTCACCTTCGCCATGAACAGCGTCAACCGCGCCATGGGCATGCGCGATCTCTATCCGTTCATCCTCTCGCCGGTCGTTGTCGACAAGCTCGGCTTCATTCACGGCTTGGTCCGGAACGTGGGCAAGGCCGGGAAGCCGTAGGCCGTCCGGGGCCTGTCAGGCCCGTTTCGGTCTTGCTTCGGTCTTGCGCTGGTACGCCAGAGGGGCCGGATTTTGACCGTTGCCTCCAGCCTATTTTGATGTACCACGGGAGCCACACGGCCCCTCCCATAGGCTCCAACGGCCAGGGAAGGGTCCCGCCCAAGGTCGAGACTCAAGAAAAGCATGTTCAAACGCATTCTGATCGCCAATCGCGGCGAAATCGCCTGCCGGGTCATCAAGACCGCTCGCCGCATGGGAGTTCAGACGGTCGCGGTCTATTCCGAGGCCGACCGCGACGCTCTCCATGTCGAGATGGCCGACGAGGCCGTGCTGATCGGCCCGCCGGCTGCGGCCGAGAGTTATCTGGTGATCGAGAAGATCGTGGAGGCCTGCCGCAAGACCGGCGCCGAGGCCGTGCATCCCGGTTACGGCTTCCTGTCCGAGCGCGAGGCGTTTCCGCGCGCGCTGGAGGCGGCGGGCATCGTCTTCATCGGCCCCAACCCGGGCGCGATCGCGGCGATGGGCGACAAGATCGAATCCAAAAGGGCTGCCGCGAAGGCAAAAGTCTCGACCGTGCCCGGCTATCTCGGCGTCATCGAGGACGCCACGCACGCGGTCAAGATCGCCGACGAGATCGGCTATCCCGTGATGATCAAGGCCTCCGCTGGCGGCGGCGGCAAGGGCATGCGCATCGCGCATTCGACCTCCGAGGTCGCCGAGGGGTTCAACCTCGCCAAGGCGGAGGCCAAGGCCTCGTTCGGCGACGACCGGGTCTTCATCGAGAAGTTCATCGTCGATCCCCGCCATATCGAGATCCAGCTGCTCGGCGACAAGCACGGCAACGTAATCTATCTCGGCGAGCGCGAATGCTCGATCCAGCGCCGCAACCAGAAGGTCATCGAGGAAGCGCCGTCGCCGCTGCTCGACGAAGCCACCCGCCGCAAGATGGGCGAGCAGGCGGTCGCACTCGCCAAGGCGGTGAATTACGACTCCGCCGGCACCGTCGAATTCGTCGCGGGGCAGGACAAGAGCTTCTACTTCCTGGAGATGAACACGCGCCTCCAGGTCGAGCATCCTGTCACCGAGCTGGTCACCGGCGTCGACCTCGTCGAGCAGATGCTCCGCGTCGCCGCCGGCGAGAAGCTCGCCATTGCGCAGAAGGACGTCACGCTGACCGGCTGGGCAGTGGAGTCGCGCCTCTACGCGGAGGACCCGTTCCGCAACTTCCTGCCCTCGATCGGGCGCCTGGTGAAATACCGTCCGCCGGCGGAAGCGAGCCAGGACGGCATCACCGTGCGCAACGACACCGGCGTGCAGGAGGGCGGCGAGATCTCGATCCATTACGATCCGATGATCGCCAAGCTCGTCACCCACGCGCCGTCGCGCGCCGCCGCGATCGAGGCGCAGGCCACTGCGCTGGACTCGTTCTATGTGGACGGTATCCGCCACAACATCCCGTTCCTGTCGGCGCTGATGCATCATCCGCGCTGGCGCGAAGGCCGGCTCTCCACCGGCTTCATCGCCGAGGAATTCCCCAAGGGCTTTGCCGTGCGCGTGCCTGAAGGCGAGGTCGCACGGCGGCTCGCTGCGGTCGGCGCCGCCATCGATCACGTGCTCGGCGAGCGCAAGCGGCAGATCTCGGGGCAGATGGGCGGCCGCATCGTGCAGCGCGAGCGTCGCCGTGCGGTCTGGCTCGACCGCCAGGAGATCCTGCTGGAGATCGCGCGCGAGGGCGAGGCGGTCGCGGTACGTTTCGTCGATGCTGACGGCAAGACCGGCAATGCGCATCTGTTGCAGTCGCCGTGGAAGCCGGGCGATCCTGTCTGGCAGGGCACCATCGACGGGCATGTCGTCGCGGTGCAGGTGCGCCCGATCGCGAACGGTATCCGCCTCGCGCATCAGGGCGTCGAGGTGCCGGTCTATGTCTGGACCGAAGCGGAAGCTGCCTCGGCGCGGCTGATGCCGGTGACCACGGCTGCCGACACCGGCAAGAAGCTGCTTTGTCCGATGCCCGGTCTCGTGGTCTCGATCGCGGTGACCGAAGGGCAGGAGGTCAAGGCCGGCGAGACGCTCGCGGTGGTCGAAGCCATGAAGATGCAGAACGTTCTGCGCGCCGAGCAGGACGGCACGGTGAAGAAGATCCACGCCAGCGCCGGCGCGACGCTCGCGGTGGATGCGCTGATTTTGGAGTTTGCGTAACGTCATTGCGAGGAGCCACCGGGTCCGCGCGAAGCGCGGCCCGATGACAGGCTCCGCGACGAAGCAATCCAGTTTGTCTCTGCGGATGCATTTCTGGATTGCTTCGCTTCGCTCGCAATGACGGAGTATGCTGCGGCCTCCGTGACCTAACCGAGACATCACCATGGCCTTTCGTTCCCGCCGCGAAAAACTGCGATCGATCCTGTCGGGCGGGACGTGCGTCCATCCCGGCTCGGTCTACGACGCTATCTCGATCCGCATCGCCGAGGATCTCGGTTTCCCGCTCGGCATGTTCGGCGGCTCGGTGGCTTCGCTCGCGGTGCTCGGCGACCCCGACATCACGCTGATCACGCTCACGGAACTTGCCGAGCAGATGCGGCGGATGTCGCGTGCTGCAGCGCTTCCGGTGTTGGTCGATGCCGATCACGGCTATGGCAACGCGCTCAACGTGCGTCGCACGGTGCAGGAGCTGGAAACGGCGGGCGCCGCCGGCCTCACCATCGAGGACACGCTGCTGCCGGCTGGCTTCGGCGAAGCGGAGACGCAGCTGATCTCGCTCGAGGAGGGCGTCGGCAAGATGAAGGCGGCACTCGACGGCCGCGGCGACCCCTCGCTCGTCATCATGGGCCGCACCGGTGCGGCCTCGATCACCTCGATCGAGGATGCGATCCGCCGCGCCAGAGCTTATGAGGCTACCGGCGTCGACGCGCTGTTCTTCACCGGCATCAAGTCGCGCGCCGAGCTCGAGGCCATCGTGTCTGCGACGCGCCTGCCGATCGTGCTCGGCGGCGCGCCGGAGGAGTTGAACGTGCTCGAATACCTCGCTGGCGAGCGCGTGCGCATCGCGCTTCAGGGCCACGCGCCGATCGCGGCCGCAACGCAGGCCGTCTACGAGACGCAGAAGGCGCTGCGCGACGGCACTGCGCCGAAGAATCTCAAAGGTCTCCCATCGTCGGACTTGACCAGCCGCGTCACGCGGGAGGCCGACGTCAAGGCGCGCAGCGCCGATGTCCTCGGACTGAAACAATGAGCCGGGCGATCCTCCAGGTCATGATCCGCGGCCGCGTGCAGGGCGTTGGCTACCGGGCCTGGCTCGAGTATCAGGCGACGACGTGCGGTCTCGAAGGCTGGGTCCGCAACCGCCGTGACGGCAGCGTCGAAGCGCTGTTCGCGGGGCCGCCGAAGCACGTCGCGGACATGGTTGCGCTGTGCCGCCACGGCCCGCCGTCCTCGCGCGTCGACAGCGTCACCAGCGAGACGGCCGACGTCGATGAACTGAACTTGCGCCGAGCAGGCGAGGCGTTTTCGGTGTTGCCGACGGTGTAGCTAAAGAATCACCGCGGCAGCTTGGCGATCGCTTCGCTCAATTCGTGGATCTCGTAGGGCTTGCGCAGGATCGGGAAATCGCCGCGCAAGCCTGCGGCGACTTCGCTGTAGCCGGTGGCGAGCAGAATCGGCAGGCCGGGGCGGATCTGGCGGAGGTGATGGGCGAGGCTGAGCCCGTCCATCTTGCCGGGCATGACGATATCCGAGAACACGAAGTCGACGCCGTTCTTCTCGATCTCGCTCAAGGCGGCTTCGGCGTCCGCGACCCGGCGCACCTGATAGCCGAGCTGCTCCAGAAGGCCGATGCTGACGGCGGCGACGTCCGGATTGTCCTCGACCAGCAGCACCGTGCCGCTGCCTTGGAACGCCGGTTCTCCCGCCGCCTCACGCGATGGCTCGTCTTCTCCGCGCGGCAGCAGGATGGTGAAGGTCGTGCCCTTGCCGAGCGCGCTCGCGACCCGGACCGTGCCGCCGGCCTGATGGGCGAAGCCGTGCACCTGGGAGAGACCGAGGCCAGTGCCTTTTCCGATCGCCTTGGTCGTGAAGAACGGCTCGAAGATCTTGTCGAGAACGTCGGAGGGAATGCCGAGGCCGGTATCGGTGACGTCGATCGCGATGAATTCGCCCACGAGGGGGTCCTCGTCGAGCACGAGATTGCGCGCTGCGATCGTCACCGTGCCTCCGTCGGGCATCGCGTCG from Bradyrhizobium lupini harbors:
- a CDS encoding MFS transporter, which codes for MSTMAMPQPTASEAAVRYLITNYSPKGNKVGWLMMASILVEAWDLYSIAFVLIFIKEQFNPDPLMLGLAAAGTQGGALIGALLGGWLSDKIGRRVMFLVTMVLFIVLALAQAFVPNVFWLVVIRFLLGVPLGSDISTGYTYIMESMAKGEREVMGNRWQFMFAVGEVLTIGVIVIFLLLDINHETLWRVTLGLGALPALIILIMRHDVPETAVWLVQKGRYREAKQVAREMFNDDLAMLPDHDVEVPKVSTRDFLADLKKDPIRWRATIYGWIACFAQASEFSTFAFYLPVLFVMVGVSSVLGINLVTMALFSFAAVSGWVGPLLTPKIGHRGISIAGFSIVLVSLLVAAFALYTDNKILLPFAAAAMLWGHYWDASNCMTIPTMVAKPKYRGTASGFAYMFVKLPSFLAIFLFPSLFAAIGQANATLFVAIFPLIGLLAAIFILPEVYGYEND
- a CDS encoding arsenic transporter, producing MPSNAIWAWSIIVVATAGVIIRPFRLPEAIWAIIGASALVLFGLLPWRDALTGIEKGVDVYLFLIGMMLIAELARLEGLFDYLAALAVEHAGGSPQRLFLLIYIVGTLVTVLLSNDATAIVLTPAVYAATRAAGAKPLPYLFVCAFIANAASFVLPISNPANLVVFGAHMPALTEWLRLFALPSAASILLTYVVLRLTQHRALKEETIARRVPHPKLGRGGKLTAIGIVAIGVVLVTASALDKQLGLPTFVCGVVTAAIVLLLNRQSPLPVLRGVSWSVLPLVGGLFVMVEALIKTGVIGQLSALLHEAVGQSVTKAAWSVGIATAVADNIANNLPVGLVAGSVAASDHLPAPVVSAILIGVDLGPNLSVTGSLATILWLVALRREKIEVGAWPFLKLGLLVTPPALIAALAAAIW
- a CDS encoding putative zinc-binding metallopeptidase → MKLFVCQACGNVLYFENRTCERCGHRVAFLPEKETMSAIEPDGEVWATLADKGSGRMPCRNAEYDSCNWLTDAGDTTGYCRACRHNGVVPDLSDQAQLAGWRELEMAKHRLFYSLIRWKLPLQTRQDNPEHGLIFNFLADDPQSGQKVLTGHDNGLITIALTEADDIERERRRLEMGEPYRTLLGHFRHEVGHYFWDVLVRDGGMLDECRAVFGDDSADYGQALQRHYAEGAPPDWQQNYVSAYATTHPWEDFAETWAHYLHIVDTLEMASEFGMEVRPKVDRDGELTARIRFNPYEARDVEAIVNAWLPFTFAMNSVNRAMGMRDLYPFILSPVVVDKLGFIHGLVRNVGKAGKP
- a CDS encoding acetyl-CoA carboxylase biotin carboxylase subunit translates to MFKRILIANRGEIACRVIKTARRMGVQTVAVYSEADRDALHVEMADEAVLIGPPAAAESYLVIEKIVEACRKTGAEAVHPGYGFLSEREAFPRALEAAGIVFIGPNPGAIAAMGDKIESKRAAAKAKVSTVPGYLGVIEDATHAVKIADEIGYPVMIKASAGGGGKGMRIAHSTSEVAEGFNLAKAEAKASFGDDRVFIEKFIVDPRHIEIQLLGDKHGNVIYLGERECSIQRRNQKVIEEAPSPLLDEATRRKMGEQAVALAKAVNYDSAGTVEFVAGQDKSFYFLEMNTRLQVEHPVTELVTGVDLVEQMLRVAAGEKLAIAQKDVTLTGWAVESRLYAEDPFRNFLPSIGRLVKYRPPAEASQDGITVRNDTGVQEGGEISIHYDPMIAKLVTHAPSRAAAIEAQATALDSFYVDGIRHNIPFLSALMHHPRWREGRLSTGFIAEEFPKGFAVRVPEGEVARRLAAVGAAIDHVLGERKRQISGQMGGRIVQRERRRAVWLDRQEILLEIAREGEAVAVRFVDADGKTGNAHLLQSPWKPGDPVWQGTIDGHVVAVQVRPIANGIRLAHQGVEVPVYVWTEAEAASARLMPVTTAADTGKKLLCPMPGLVVSIAVTEGQEVKAGETLAVVEAMKMQNVLRAEQDGTVKKIHASAGATLAVDALILEFA
- a CDS encoding oxaloacetate decarboxylase, whose product is MAFRSRREKLRSILSGGTCVHPGSVYDAISIRIAEDLGFPLGMFGGSVASLAVLGDPDITLITLTELAEQMRRMSRAAALPVLVDADHGYGNALNVRRTVQELETAGAAGLTIEDTLLPAGFGEAETQLISLEEGVGKMKAALDGRGDPSLVIMGRTGAASITSIEDAIRRARAYEATGVDALFFTGIKSRAELEAIVSATRLPIVLGGAPEELNVLEYLAGERVRIALQGHAPIAAATQAVYETQKALRDGTAPKNLKGLPSSDLTSRVTREADVKARSADVLGLKQ
- a CDS encoding acylphosphatase, coding for MSRAILQVMIRGRVQGVGYRAWLEYQATTCGLEGWVRNRRDGSVEALFAGPPKHVADMVALCRHGPPSSRVDSVTSETADVDELNLRRAGEAFSVLPTV